From the genome of Liolophura sinensis isolate JHLJ2023 chromosome 5, CUHK_Ljap_v2, whole genome shotgun sequence:
GTTGCCAGCAGCATGGTAGCATTTTCTCCTCTGTCTGACCCAGCCATTATCTACTGTATGGTGAATAGCATACAGGTGCATAATTGCTTACAACTTATTACAAAAGTTATGAACACTGATATGTCAAATCACCAGCAGTACATGGTTTTCCACTCTACTGTCCTGTCTGACCTAGCCAGTTAAATTCTTTAGTATTGTGAACTATGAATACAACTGATAatagcttgtacatgtataacaacaaTAAAGTCATCAACTGAAATATGTCAACCCACCATATGAGTTGCCAGTAGTGTATGGTTTTCCACTCTCCTGTACTGCTTGACCCAGCCAGCTATGTTCTCTATGTTGCGCCGTCCCTGAATGTCCAGCTTGTAGAGAAGTTCCTCCTTGCCTCGGGCATACATGAACTTCCCTGTGAAGTCATTTCCTCCCACAATGCTTAATTCAATAAGCTCAGAGTGGTCCTGAAACTGGAAAAGAATTTTAACATGTATTAGTAAAAATCATCCTTTCATCTGGATAATTTGCCAGGATAATTTAAGACAGTATAAATcttatctgtatttatttatttatctattgtttacttatttacccatttatttatttattcagtgcaCTGTGATGACATCCCATGTGGTATTTAAGATAAATTGTCAGGTAAAGACTTCAGACAACAAATCTTCCcactattttatatttattcacatgtatttatttattcatttaatccGTCAGGTGTTGTGGTCTCCCATGTGCTTTGATTAGATcaccctttatttatttatttatttgattggtgttttacgccgtactcaagaatatttcacttatatgacggcggccagcattatggtgggagaaaaccgggtagagcccaggggaaacccacgaccatctgcaggttgctagcaggccttcccacatacgaccggagaggaagccagcatgagctggacttgaactcacagcgaccgcactggtgagaggctcctgggtaaatacgctgcgctagcatgctaaccaactgagtgaTCACCTTTTAAACCTCAAGGCTAATCTAATTGCATCGGAAACAAAATCTGGAGAgctgtataaaacataaaatcaaatataaaaattaattatttccatgccaaaaaaaaaaactgtatattgtataattACCCCCATCATTCTGACGAGTACGGACTCTGCAATTACACCCACTGTAAGCCGCAAAGGTTTCTCTGTAAACAGTGAAGCTTTTCCCAAACCCAGATCATTATTAAGGTCAAACAGATCATGGGGGATAAAACAGCTCCCGCGGAAAATGCAAAAGTCTGAGTCATTGCTCAGCACAGCAAAGGCTTTCTGTCTGCTAACCAGGGCTTTGGCGATGATCAGATCTGCTTCCCCTGAGACACACTGATGGACTTCACAGCCACAACGGCGTAGAGTCCTCATCAGCTGTGGCTCGAGGAGTACTGGACGTATGGAGCTAGAGTCTGGTAGGTCCTGCATAGATCTCATCCCCCGACAAACGTCCAGCAAGTCGCAGAGTCGGCCGATTTCCTGATCAAAGCGGTTGATCCATGTGTCCAGCTTTTCTTCCATTCCTGTAGGTGAACTGCCCTTGGCTCCATccacataaaacaccagccagATCTGGAGTGACTCCAGGTCTCTCACCAGTTTGGATACAAACTCGTCCAGTGTGCCGTACTCTGCCCCGATGATTCGCAGGTACTCATTCTGTCGTACCTGACTCAAACTCTTCCAGAATTTCTGAACGATGAACTGCTGGAAACTGTAGTAGTCCACCAGGATTTCAATGCCAGCCCGATCCCTGGCCACTGTTACCAGATCAAATTCTTGAACGCAGTTACTACGCTGTTCAAGGCAATGTGACAGCAGGCCTTTCACACCCATCCTGTTTTGGCATATCAACTTCAGTTCTTCACATGATATTAATCTGATTAAAAATTAAGTTGTTCTTCAACACAGCTTGGCTAATCACATTGTCAGATTTCAAACTCCTCCATCAAACATGACATGGAATCCTGACACAATGGCTGGCCATCTCAAACATTGACATCTGTAAGTTGACAATTAATTACACGCACTTTGACATTTGGCTGCACTGAAGATCTAATTGAAATCTGTAAAGAAGCATTACTTGGACAAGATGAAAAGCATTTGCAGGTTTGTGACGTAGGCCAACATTGATGCCATACGTCAAACATTTTAGTTGCGTAACATTACTAACAAGAGAACAAATATGCTTTCCATGTaacttttaattcatttattaattctaCACCAGATCTGTTTCCAACTGGAACTACTTTAACCTATCCAACACGGCAAGAATATGTATCAGCCACGGTGCTGCAGCAGTACAACGTACAGACAGGTGTATTTGCCAATCATGGAGTCCTTACCATGTCACGGTCCTGAATCGAAGTTAATATTGCTTTAACACAGTGCGTGGATTATCGCTGCCCGTTTCATGGAAAACCTTTCATAACTTGCGCCGGGCTGTATTGGCGAGTGGGTACGTTGTGTTTTCCTTGTTCACCTTACCCCTCTGCTTCTTTTCCCCTCTGCACATGCTGTCTGTCATCAAAGATTTCGTCTGCATAAATAAACTCGCCTCCAAACATAGAAGAGTTCCAGTGTTTAAACGACACGTCTCCTTACAAACATACGGAAACTGTGGGCATCTAAGTACACCAGGTAAGCCACAATGTGAAAAGGAGTGGTTCTCATCTGTAAAAGTTAGGATGGACAGTGAATTTACCAATATAATTACCCCAAAACATCAGCATTTCCAAACAGTGAACGATACCAGCTGGACCCTGttgagcaacaacaacagccgtACCCCGTGTAATAACAGGTTGAAATATTTTGGTTCCGTTTGGGGAAAATCTTGGGATACTTTGCCCTAAACTTATGTTTAGTCTTTCAGCTGCCGTTAGTCTCTTAGACTCGTGTTAATGTATGGCCTCGAGACTAAGAAGATAGTTATATCGAGGTGTTGAAAACTGGTCACTGGTCAATCTGTTGGCCTAATAAATTAGACCGTGTATGCCAACGATACAAGGTCTAACAGAGGCCCATTCCCAAAACGCTGGGTATTTTCCTATTAACACTTAGAACCTCCATAACGTTTCCTACCAGGCATTTTCTCCATTAATGATCTTTAGTCGAGGGGATCGCACTGTTATTGGACCACAGTGGGCTCTGATTGTGATCAGGTCGTGAACAGCCATCAACATTGCAAAAGGTCTCCAGCAGAGAATGCATGGCAAATTAAGCATCGAGAAGGCAAGCATGGTTGCCTGTTCAAAATTTGCCGCTTTTCAACCTAATTATGAGTGATTTGAGCAGGACAAAAGAGAGACAATGATGGACTCAGTGTtgtgatgaatgtcagaattttaaaatagcataCTGAGTCTAGATGGACTACCAGTTTGCTACTAATGTCTCCTCGAAATTAAGCACTCTGCCCATAACCCTGAAGATATTCCAACAATTGGTGTTATACCTCAATGAGGACttgatggtcatgtgtttcccccgggctctgtccggtttcctcccaccataatgttggccagcggtgtataagtaaaatattcttgagtgaggcttaaaacaccaatcaaataaataaatcagggaGGACTTTTATCTTTTACCCTAATGATTCAGGAGTTACCAGTATTCTTCAACTTGCTACTTTTGTTTAAAGTTGTCCATTTAGGTGTATACTTTGACCATTTTGATTCTTGTAATTCTCTTTTGCAGGCTGAGAAATCATCTCACACCTTGCCTTCTACATGTACTATTCCAAAACATAAGGAAAGCCATGGTGATGGTTTTTGGTTACTAATGGTTCATGTAGTATTCATGGCCAGGTGCATTTGAAGCAACTAATAGTAACACTCAATTGACctgttttgtatttgatttctttcagACATTGCATATCTCTTGCTGAAGAAAGTGGATTACAGCTGGCTATGGTTTAACTGGTGTTCAGCTTTTGCTATTTCAAACCTCACTCGTGTCGTCTGAGGAATCATGGGAAAGGATGAGCGTGATGGCTCGTCTCGTCAGCGGAAGACTACCAGACTAGTAGAAACAGCAGAATTTATTACCGATAGCACTTTCTCTCAAATCACATTGGATGCTGGTGACAGTGGAAGTTGGCAAAAGAAAAGCAAGTCCAAACATACAGAAGGTATTGAGGAGAAAATGGATCTAACTGGAGACAGAACCAGTGTTGCTCTCCTGATGTTCCTCTATATTTTACAGGGTATTCCCCTTGGCTTAGCAGGAAGCATTCCAATGGTCCTGCAGAGTCGGAGAATCAGTTACAAAGAGCAGGcccttttcagttttgtttactGGCCATTCAGCATCAAGCTGTTGTGGGCACCAATAGTGGATGCGGTGTATGTGGAACGATTTGGCCGCAGGAAGTCCTGGCTTGTTCCCACGCAGTACCTGATAGGGCTCTTCATGATTGTGCTCTCAGGTTACATTCCCATGTTGCTTGGAGAAACGGACCAAAATGCCAAGGTGGATATCCTGACGT
Proteins encoded in this window:
- the LOC135465777 gene encoding uncharacterized protein LOC135465777; translation: MGVKGLLSHCLEQRSNCVQEFDLVTVARDRAGIEILVDYYSFQQFIVQKFWKSLSQVRQNEYLRIIGAEYGTLDEFVSKLVRDLESLQIWLVFYVDGAKGSSPTGMEEKLDTWINRFDQEIGRLCDLLDVCRGMRSMQDLPDSSSIRPVLLEPQLMRTLRRCGCEVHQCVSGEADLIIAKALVSRQKAFAVLSNDSDFCIFRGSCFIPHDLFDLNNDLGLGKASLFTEKPLRLTVGVIAESVLVRMMGFQDHSELIELSIVGGNDFTGKFMYARGKEELLYKLDIQGRRNIENIAGWVKQYRRVENHTLLATHMKRDAKFQSAVNYSRQFYNLNQSADQPVHKGPATDLLSQGIEQGSFPASFISMHNNFYWHRGLLEDTSGPCAEITLSELRAFIYRMLLPYHEDRVMEYGGSSRGRLIKATVYAVPRNLHIPSVTYIKHNKIFQNLRFFHQIMTYLEPDRQMNYFDRYGRKNGFICYLLRYFLLLNWGRNLHLSDSEFLALVAVVMGHPSEQQYQSLPLQPTARCVTIANWFQDVYRHAYVFLAHLLHLTNELPEPREVFSGCSWTAFHTCSEGEAWQRGTRILRKQELIKVQREMNRIVKEKRHVIRYLVEDVFYFDDRW